Proteins encoded within one genomic window of Desulfonatronospira thiodismutans ASO3-1:
- the tnpB gene encoding IS66 family insertion sequence element accessory protein TnpB (TnpB, as the term is used for proteins encoded by IS66 family insertion elements, is considered an accessory protein, since TnpC, encoded by a neighboring gene, is a DDE family transposase.) encodes MIQLTPQMRILVAVEPVDFRKGIDGLTKICRQRIKSDPFSGCVFVFCNKKKTAIKIITYDGQGFWLCQKRLSQGTFQWWPDKSQSGICPLAVHELQLLIWNGNPQNAQVAPQWRKILTEF; translated from the coding sequence ATGATTCAGCTCACTCCCCAGATGCGCATCCTTGTAGCTGTGGAGCCTGTTGATTTCAGAAAAGGGATCGACGGGCTGACAAAAATCTGCCGGCAGAGGATCAAATCAGATCCCTTTTCAGGCTGTGTCTTTGTCTTTTGCAACAAAAAGAAAACAGCCATCAAGATAATCACCTACGATGGTCAAGGCTTCTGGCTGTGCCAGAAGCGATTATCCCAAGGCACGTTTCAGTGGTGGCCTGATAAAAGCCAGAGCGGCATTTGTCCTCTGGCAGTCCATGAGCTGCAGCTTTTGATCTGGAACGGCAATCCTCAAAATGCGCAGGTTGCACCACAATGGAGAAAAATTCTCACGGAATTTTAA
- a CDS encoding prepilin-type N-terminal cleavage/methylation domain-containing protein translates to MNLPKPAERSREQGFTLIELLIVVAIIGILAAIAIPQFSAYQDRAKLGVITSDLRACLSESVAADAVGEDLEEHCYIDGDDTTVENPFRDDTGGLENLEEIGGDDGTLTVDTGAHDDIENDVECDFDGRSLRDCVYAD, encoded by the coding sequence ATGAATTTACCAAAACCAGCAGAACGGTCCAGGGAACAGGGTTTCACCCTCATCGAACTTTTAATCGTGGTGGCCATCATCGGGATACTAGCGGCTATTGCTATTCCTCAATTCTCTGCTTATCAAGACAGAGCAAAGCTAGGAGTTATCACGTCTGACCTGAGAGCGTGTCTCAGCGAAAGCGTTGCGGCGGACGCTGTGGGCGAAGATCTCGAAGAGCATTGTTACATTGATGGCGATGACACCACAGTTGAAAATCCATTTAGAGATGACACTGGTGGTTTAGAAAATCTCGAAGAAATTGGCGGCGATGATGGCACATTGACTGTTGATACAGGTGCACATGATGACATTGAAAATGATGTGGAATGCGATTTCGATGGTAGGAGCCTGCGGGATTGTGTTTATGCAGATTGA
- a CDS encoding type II toxin-antitoxin system PemK/MazF family toxin, whose amino-acid sequence MFSTAIYAPVYSAYHGLSTQVPAGIDNGLKHDRSIHCDELVSIPKRMLSDFIGTLSPAQINKLDQALLIALGLDKYPA is encoded by the coding sequence ATTTTTTCCACAGCAATCTACGCTCCTGTTTATTCAGCGTACCATGGGCTTTCCACACAAGTACCTGCAGGAATAGACAATGGACTAAAACATGACCGCAGCATCCATTGTGATGAGCTGGTCAGTATTCCCAAACGCATGCTCAGCGATTTTATCGGGACGCTGAGCCCTGCGCAGATTAATAAACTTGATCAGGCACTGTTAATCGCTCTTGGCCTGGACAAATATCCAGCATAA
- a CDS encoding type II toxin-antitoxin system VapC family toxin codes for MKYLLDTNTIIALFKGNKLFVDRLRSHHVRDFGISSIVVHELLYGAYKSQRQSENLERVAKLQFEVVNFTLNDARWAGSLRAQLAKNGLLIGPYDILIAGQAVSRNLTLLSNNIREFQRIEELKIEGWTV; via the coding sequence ATGAAGTATTTGCTGGATACAAATACCATTATCGCCTTGTTCAAAGGTAACAAGTTGTTTGTGGATCGCCTACGCTCCCATCATGTCCGGGATTTTGGAATATCTTCGATTGTGGTCCATGAATTATTGTATGGTGCTTATAAAAGTCAGCGGCAGTCAGAAAATCTGGAACGTGTCGCCAAACTGCAATTTGAAGTTGTTAACTTCACTTTGAATGATGCTCGCTGGGCTGGCAGCTTAAGAGCTCAGTTGGCTAAGAATGGGCTTCTTATCGGGCCATATGATATACTTATAGCTGGTCAAGCAGTATCCCGGAACTTGACCCTGCTTTCAAACAATATTCGAGAGTTCCAAAGGATTGAAGAACTCAAAATTGAGGGCTGGACGGTTTGA
- a CDS encoding prepilin-type N-terminal cleavage/methylation domain-containing protein, whose protein sequence is MYSPNHNQNAFTLIEILLIITIIGLLTAIAIPWYASYRDSTRKATIIHDLRICLSETAVDIHNGDAPSPCHIGANANYDKNPFADEAGMLSPSPDFEVAGYFFEFDGRRIHTLE, encoded by the coding sequence ATGTATTCGCCAAATCACAACCAAAATGCCTTCACACTCATTGAAATTCTCTTAATAATTACCATTATAGGCCTTCTAACAGCTATCGCCATTCCCTGGTATGCAAGTTACCGTGATTCTACTAGAAAAGCAACAATCATACACGACCTGCGCATCTGCCTTTCAGAAACAGCTGTGGACATTCATAACGGTGATGCTCCCTCACCATGTCATATAGGGGCTAATGCGAATTACGATAAAAACCCCTTTGCAGATGAAGCCGGAATGCTATCACCCAGCCCGGATTTTGAAGTGGCCGGGTACTTCTTTGAGTTTGACGGCAGAAGAATCCACACCCTTGAATAG
- the tnpC gene encoding IS66 family transposase, producing MKKKVQSIDLDQEQIDALLQRASKNELEETDLDIIKALVQAIQLLHQAVDDKAASIKRLLRTIFGASSETKKKLFQEDDQQNKDQKGSQDPLQKPPDEKPPKGHGRNGKDDYTGAAKCIYPHQTLKPGDICPLCGQGKVYPIKPKFRIRITATAPLTAKIHELKSLRCNCCLEVFTADPPEDIGEKKYDEPARSMIAILKYGSGFPFHRLEKLQESLGIPLPAATQWDLVEQTGTQLLPVYDELIRQAAQGEVVHNDDTNMKIQQLIKENKEAGPKRKGMFTTGIVSVLQGRHIALFATGRQHAGENLEEILKKRDHNLPPPIHMCDALARNIPKGLQIILANCLTHGRRNFVDILDNFPDECRYVIEQLAIVYKNDDMAKKQEMSAQERLVWHQQESAPVMSELKSWAWAQLEEKKVEPNSGLGKALAYMQKHWDPLTLFLREPGAPLDNNICERALKKAIQHRKNSLFYRTLRGARIGDLFMSFIHTCQLNKVNSFDYLTQLQKNIEEALAAPQKWMPWNYRENLPNE from the coding sequence GTGAAAAAGAAAGTCCAATCCATCGATCTGGACCAAGAGCAGATCGACGCCCTTTTACAGCGCGCATCAAAAAACGAGCTGGAAGAGACAGATCTGGATATCATCAAAGCCTTGGTCCAAGCCATCCAGCTTTTGCATCAGGCTGTGGACGATAAAGCTGCCTCCATCAAGCGTCTCCTGCGCACGATCTTTGGCGCTTCTTCAGAGACAAAAAAGAAACTGTTCCAGGAGGATGACCAGCAAAACAAGGACCAGAAGGGTAGTCAAGATCCTTTGCAAAAGCCTCCTGATGAAAAACCACCCAAGGGACACGGCCGAAACGGAAAAGACGACTATACCGGGGCTGCAAAATGCATATACCCTCACCAAACCCTGAAGCCGGGCGATATCTGCCCCTTGTGCGGTCAAGGAAAAGTCTATCCCATAAAACCGAAGTTCCGCATTCGGATTACAGCCACAGCTCCACTTACAGCCAAGATCCATGAGCTTAAGAGCCTTCGCTGTAACTGCTGTCTCGAGGTGTTCACCGCAGATCCTCCAGAAGACATTGGAGAAAAAAAATACGACGAACCTGCCCGGAGCATGATCGCCATCTTGAAGTACGGGAGCGGGTTTCCTTTTCATCGCTTGGAAAAGCTCCAGGAATCTCTGGGCATACCCCTGCCGGCCGCAACACAATGGGATCTGGTCGAACAAACTGGAACACAGCTTCTTCCTGTGTATGATGAACTCATCCGCCAAGCGGCTCAAGGTGAGGTCGTGCATAACGACGACACCAACATGAAAATCCAGCAGCTTATCAAGGAGAACAAGGAAGCCGGGCCGAAAAGAAAAGGCATGTTCACCACCGGGATTGTCTCTGTACTTCAGGGACGCCATATTGCTCTCTTTGCCACCGGCAGACAGCATGCGGGGGAGAATCTGGAGGAGATTCTCAAAAAAAGAGACCACAACCTGCCCCCGCCAATACACATGTGTGATGCCCTGGCCCGAAACATTCCCAAGGGCTTACAGATCATTTTAGCCAATTGCCTGACCCATGGCAGACGCAACTTTGTCGATATCCTGGACAATTTCCCTGATGAGTGCCGGTATGTCATTGAACAGCTGGCTATTGTCTATAAAAATGATGACATGGCCAAAAAGCAGGAGATGTCTGCTCAAGAACGGCTTGTATGGCATCAACAGGAAAGCGCACCGGTTATGAGCGAACTCAAGTCCTGGGCCTGGGCCCAGCTGGAGGAGAAAAAAGTAGAGCCCAATTCAGGATTGGGCAAAGCCCTGGCTTACATGCAAAAACACTGGGATCCTCTGACTCTTTTTTTGAGAGAACCAGGTGCTCCCCTGGACAACAATATCTGCGAACGTGCCCTGAAAAAAGCCATCCAGCACCGGAAGAATTCTTTATTTTACCGCACCCTGCGCGGGGCCAGGATCGGCGATCTGTTCATGAGCTTCATTCATACCTGTCAGCTTAACAAAGTGAACTCCTTTGACTACCTGACCCAGCTTCAGAAAAACATAGAAGAGGCCCTCGCGGCTCCACAAAAATGGATGCCCTGGAACTATCGAGAAAACCTCCCCAACGAATAA
- a CDS encoding pilus assembly FimT family protein: protein MPSYNYFPESKSSCQGLTLIELLVILAILGIIISIMGMNLRPFGNDLENATQETAGFFKQTRVKAISSTSAYRVIFNTDNHLIVEHAIFCKDEEGWQRDAKLDLELREGVVFNSKDFTNEEVLLCFNSRGFSTENIELEIVDAKNNSKALEVYLGGAVVIK, encoded by the coding sequence ATGCCATCTTACAATTATTTTCCTGAAAGTAAAAGTTCCTGCCAGGGCCTTACACTGATTGAACTGCTTGTTATCCTGGCCATACTTGGAATAATCATTTCCATTATGGGCATGAACCTGCGTCCCTTTGGCAATGACCTGGAGAACGCCACCCAGGAGACAGCAGGCTTCTTCAAGCAGACCCGGGTAAAGGCCATAAGCAGTACTTCTGCATATCGGGTGATTTTCAATACAGACAATCACCTCATTGTTGAGCATGCTATATTCTGCAAAGACGAGGAGGGCTGGCAGAGGGATGCCAAGCTGGATCTCGAACTTCGGGAAGGAGTTGTTTTTAATAGTAAAGACTTTACAAATGAAGAGGTCCTGCTGTGCTTCAACAGCAGGGGGTTCAGCACAGAAAACATTGAACTAGAAATCGTGGATGCTAAAAACAACTCCAAAGCCCTGGAAGTCTATCTGGGCGGCGCAGTGGTGATTAAATGA
- a CDS encoding Druantia anti-phage system protein DruA: MQTILRYRGRDITEEDVRFIRQLIFEHPGDSRWALSKKLCTAWNWVQQNGQLKDMVCRGLMLALHRQGHIILPPAQKVTATGYNRKEPVSVQVDQTPLTSSLKDITPLEFRQVRKTPFESLFSSLLKEHHYLGYTQPVGEHLKYLVFANKQPIACLSWSSAPRHIGVRDNFIGWTQKDREKNLFLIAYNSRFLILPWIQVSCLASHILAQMTKILQRDWESIYKHPIYYLETFVDQERFKGTCYFAANWLYLGQTTGRGKNDHTGKANRSLKAVLGYPLTRDFRKRLRGLNR, encoded by the coding sequence ATGCAAACGATACTGAGATACAGGGGCAGGGACATCACAGAAGAAGATGTCCGGTTCATCAGACAGCTCATTTTCGAGCATCCTGGAGACAGCCGGTGGGCCTTGTCCAAAAAGCTCTGCACAGCATGGAACTGGGTCCAGCAAAACGGCCAACTCAAGGACATGGTCTGCAGGGGGCTCATGCTGGCCCTGCACAGACAGGGGCACATAATTCTTCCGCCGGCACAAAAAGTAACTGCCACTGGGTACAATCGCAAAGAACCAGTCTCGGTTCAGGTGGATCAAACCCCACTTACATCTTCACTCAAGGACATCACCCCTCTTGAGTTTCGACAGGTGCGCAAGACACCTTTTGAGAGCCTGTTTTCCAGCCTCCTCAAGGAGCATCATTATCTGGGCTACACCCAGCCTGTGGGCGAGCACCTCAAGTACCTGGTCTTTGCAAACAAGCAGCCCATAGCCTGTCTTTCCTGGTCTTCAGCTCCAAGGCATATCGGCGTCCGGGACAATTTCATCGGCTGGACCCAAAAAGACAGGGAAAAGAATCTCTTTCTTATTGCCTACAACAGCAGGTTCCTCATCCTGCCCTGGATCCAGGTCTCCTGCTTGGCCTCCCATATCCTGGCCCAAATGACCAAGATTTTGCAAAGGGACTGGGAGAGCATCTACAAGCATCCGATATATTACCTGGAAACCTTTGTTGATCAAGAGCGCTTCAAAGGAACCTGTTATTTTGCAGCCAACTGGCTCTATCTCGGGCAGACTACAGGCCGGGGCAAAAACGACCACACAGGCAAAGCAAACCGTTCACTCAAGGCTGTCCTGGGCTATCCCCTGACCCGAGACTTTCGGAAGCGATTGCGGGGGCTCAACCGGTGA
- a CDS encoding type IV pilus modification PilV family protein: protein MKQSGFTIIEALMAVAVLGIIVAGILPAYSHYSQLNTRSELKSSAAAMAQEQMEKMRRLDFSMWEASGHTETKSMGGREFTMEVTHSQYKPDEGTTISGARKIHTKISSGDRLIYEVTTIYTQLD from the coding sequence ATGAAGCAGAGCGGTTTTACCATAATTGAAGCCCTTATGGCAGTAGCTGTCCTGGGGATTATTGTTGCCGGCATTTTGCCTGCATATTCGCATTATTCCCAGCTGAACACCAGAAGCGAACTGAAGTCATCGGCAGCAGCCATGGCCCAGGAACAAATGGAAAAAATGCGACGCCTGGATTTTTCCATGTGGGAGGCTTCAGGCCACACGGAGACGAAATCCATGGGCGGAAGAGAATTCACAATGGAAGTCACCCATTCACAGTATAAACCTGATGAGGGCACCACTATAAGCGGAGCCAGAAAAATTCATACAAAAATTTCCAGCGGAGACAGGCTGATCTATGAAGTCACCACCATATACACCCAGCTCGACTAA
- a CDS encoding type II toxin-antitoxin system PemK/MazF family toxin gives MLLFVTAYLGLSTQVPAGIDNGLKYDCSIHCDELVSIPKSMLSDFIGTLRPAQMNKLDQALSIALGLDKFPA, from the coding sequence GTGCTCCTGTTTGTTACTGCGTACCTTGGGCTTTCCACACAAGTACCTGCAGGAATAGACAATGGACTAAAATATGACTGTAGCATCCATTGTGATGAGCTGGTCAGTATTCCCAAAAGCATGCTCAGCGATTTTATCGGGACGCTGAGACCTGCGCAGATGAATAAACTTGATCAGGCACTGTCCATCGCTCTTGGCCTGGACAAATTTCCAGCATAA